The genomic interval ATCCAGAAGTTCTGGGACTCGTGTATAACCATCTTCTCCTTCTCGAAGAGCTTGAGTATATCGTACATCGGCTGGAACAAGGGCGGCCCTACCCGTCCCTGCATCCTTGCCGTAATTATCCGGTCGAGCCCGAGAACAATCGTCCCGACGAACGGGGCGAGGATTATGAAGAGCAGAATCCCGATAACCGGTTCTCCTGTCAGCATATCTATAGCACTCACATCATCACCCCCAGCGGAAAGACCCACGATAACAGGGCGAACATCACCACGATTATGAGAATCGACGACCAGACGCCGGCCCTGCTGAGCTCCTTCTCACCGAACATATTCGGGAAGTAGTAGTTGGAGAGCTCCTCCTCCTTCATGACGCCCATGCTGCCGAGGAATTTGAGGTGCTCGCCCTCGACCTCCGTGACCCTTGCGCCCATATACTGTCTTCTCAGCGTCCGCCCCTTCGCGAAGTGGAAGAGGCTTAACGGGAGCAGGATGACGACGACGATCATGAAGAGCATGATGATCTCGTTGCTCAGGCTGAGGAGTGGCGATGTCGTGTGGTATATGGCGTGTAAATACGGCTCGATCATCGTCGACGATATCAGCGGGAATATAAGACATGCCAGGACGGTGAGCCCCCCGAGAGTGAGTATCGCACTCATCTCCGGGCGGGACGCCTCCTTTTCGACCGGCTTCCTTTCGGTCCTGACCTCAATGATCTTGCCCATCCATTTCGTCCAGAAGAATACCGTGATTCCGCTGCCGTACGCGATTATCGCGATCAGCAGCATTCCGAACGGCGGTATCGCGTTGACGAAGGCATGTATCGACGCCCACTTAGAGATGAGCATACCGAACGGTGCGAGGAACATTCCCGCCATTCCGATGAGCATCATGAGGGCGATCTTCGGCATCGCGGCGATGAGTCCGCCCATGTCCTCGATGTCCCTCGAATGCTTCTGGTGCTCGACCGATCCTACGGAGAGGAAGAGGAGCGACTTTGCGACCGCGTGGAATATTATCAGCAGTATCGCGGCCCAGACCGCCTCCTCGGTTCCGATTCCCGCACAGGCGACGACCAGACCGAGGTTCGCTATAGTCGAATACGCGAGAACCTTCTTTGCGTTGCTCTGGCTGATCGCGATCGCCGATGCGGTGAGGAACGTCAGTGCGCCGATGAACGCGAACGCGATCCCGATAAGACTTGATTCATATATAGGTGCGAACCTTACGATCACGTAGACTCCGGCCTTGACCATCGTACTCGAGTGTAGGAGTGCCGAGACCGGGGTCGGTGCGACCATCGCCCCGACCAGCCACGAGGAGAACGGGAACTGTGCGGACTTGGTAAGCCCGGCGAACCCGATGAACGCCGCCGCGACGAGTGCGATCTCCGGCGAGCTCTTCAGGAGCTCGTTTAAGTAAATGTCCGTTCCGGCGGAGAATGCGTTTATGAAGAGTATCGCACCGCTGAACGCCACACCCCCGATGACGTTTAAGAGCAGGGCCCAGAATGCATTCTTCCACGAGACTTCGTCCCTCGCGTACCCGATGAGGAGGAACGAACAGAGCGTCGTAATCTCCCAGAACAGGAAGAGCCACATGATGTTGTTGGAGAACACGATCCCGAACATCGCCGAGAGGAAGAGGAACATCAGGAAGAAGAAGAGCGGTCTCCTGTCCTTTACGTCCTTGTGGTGCTCGTGATATGTCTTCATGTAGCCGGTCGCATAGACGCAGATCAGGCTCCCGATTATGCCGATGATCAAGGCCATTATCAGGGAGAACGGGTCGATGAAGAGGTCGAACCCGATGTTATGCGCCGGTTCGAAGACGATCTCGGTGTATGCGGCCATCGCAAGCTGCAATGCCGCGAGGACTGTTACCAGGTATTTTTTGAACTTCAGGCTGATTCCGATGATGAAGAGGCCGATTGCGACTTCGGCCGCGAGTATCAGCGGGTCGACAAATGTGCCGTCTACAGCGAACAATACCTCGCCCTTTCCGAAATATTCAAAGAGGAGATATAATGATCCGAGACAGGTCACAATTGCCGCGAAATTGACGAATAGATCCCTCCCCCTGCCGTTCGGGAGGAAGAGCATGATTCCTCCGGCAATCAGCGGGAAAAGTATAAGAAATATTAATGATTCCACGTGTGCGCCTCTAATCTATATTCTGATTTCACATTATTTATCATTATCAATATGAGCCGGATTTAAGAAAGTTTCAGGCGGATCTGGTGTGAATAATGCCATATTCTGTATTACCATTTATGTTGTCTTCGCCGGTTATGCAGGGTTTGATCGTGCCCCGGGGATAGAATTTTGTATGCTCGCGAAATTTTATTTTTTCAAAAAAATTTTCCGGAAGAAGCCGGTGGTCTTACGGGTCCGGGCTGTGTTTAATCCCCGTGCAGTTGCCTGGCTTCATCCGACGATTCGATATCGGGATTATAGCGGACAGCTTCTTCATATGCCCCGTTGCATTCGTGTTCGGGTGCGCCTGTCTTTTTCAGGGCAATATAACGGTAATACCACAGAAGTGCGTTCAGGTCGTCCGTTTCTTCGGACTCCGGCAAGCCGACCGGCGTGTTGTCGACAACTTCCCGGTATTTTCCCAGGTCGAAGTTGCAGATAACGGTTGAAGTTTTCGCAACGTAATTTTCAGGCGATTCGTCGTCGCAGAGCTCCATCACCATATGTGCTGCATTAAGAGCTTCGCCCGGTCTTTCCAGGTCCATCAGGGTAAGCATCTTTCCCTGCCATGCGCCGGGCCTGTCCCATTCTCTCGCGATCGCTTCTTCGTAGGATTCGAGAGCGGCGTGGTATTCTTCAAGTTCGTAAAGGACGTTGCCGATCTCTTCGCAGAATGCCGCCTGGTATTCTTCCGGCGACGAATTAAATCCGCCTGCGAGTTTATCAAGGGCGGAACTGTATTCTCCAGACATTGCCAGCAGTCTTCCCCTGGCCAGGCCGAGTATTGCGGCGACTTCCGCTTCTTCCCCGGAGAAGTCGTGCTCGAAGGTATCTTTCCAGGAGAAGAAGGATTCGTAATAGTATTCGACCGTATCCAGGTATTTTTCGATATGTGGGCGGTTGTCGTTGGAAAGTTCGAAGATCTCTTTTATTGCTGGTTCCAGGTGTTCTAAGGATTCATAGTAGTTCCCGATGGCGAATTCGTATTCCGATCCGGCTTTCTCCGCTTCCCCGGAGTTATAGGATCTTTTTACTCCGGCAAGTCTATCGTCGAGTTCTTCGAGTTCCCCGATAAAGGTATTGGATAGATCCTCTTCTTCGCCCATATTATTACCATTTACGCGGGGCACTATTAAATTTATTAAAGCAGTGGCGTTTTTTTTCTTTGAAATAGTATTCCCGTTTCGACCGAACAGGTGGCTGCCCGGAAAATTATATATCTTTATACAATAGATTATGTTCTATGCCTTCAGCAGCAGAGAAGGGATCAGGAACACATTCGCCGACACTGGACAGTATAAGGATGGTCGAGGCATTCATCAGGGAAAACAGCGGCGAATATAAGAAAACGTCGCTCTGGAAAAATCTCCCTAAGCAGATGATGTACCAGACCTTCATGCAGATAATCGAATATCTCCTTGAATCCAACAAGATTGCTGCGGACAAGGCCGGCCATATCTGCTGGATATATAACCCGAAGGTCGTGGATTATTATAACGGCCGCGAGGATCTCAGAATAAGATGAAAACCCGGATTTTTTTTAATGACGAGAGTGTTTCTGAAAAGTATATGGCTCTTCGTTAATTTGCGTGGGTATAAAAGCAAGCCTCACCACTTTTGACAACACCTCGCCGCGAACCGCGATAAATTCATGGTGCGTACGGAACGGAATATGTCAAAAAACAGCTTAGGGGACCCTCGTCGGTCCCCCAAGCGTGCCGTGAGAGGGATATCTTAAGGCAAGGCCCCTGGGTAGGGGCCGTCCGGCGGACCTGGCCGCCGGTGCCGGGGTCGCCCGAGTAAGGTATAGTAAGTTATGTAAGCAATACGGGAGTGCCATGTATTTTAAAAAAAAGACGGTCCTGATTTTATTGCAGGGAAATTCCCTTCAGGTCGTCCCCGCATCTCTCCATAATAATGAATGGCTCCAGCCTATTTCTCGCACCAGTGGTGCGAGTTTTTCAGAGCCACGGTAAGTCTCATAAAAGTTTTTCATTCTCCAGAGATTCGACGCAGAGAAACCGGAAATGCCCGGAAAATCCTTTTGAAGTTCACCTCGGTAAGCAAAGTGCCGTAGTCCCCGGGCAGTATTGCGGGTTTTTCTGTCATATCTCAAGTTCCTCGAAATTTCAATTGATCCTGTCATAAAAGACCGGACTTTTCGCATTTATTGTTTAATGTTTATTTTACATTCAAACTTAAATTCAGTTATCGGTCATCATAGTTTGCATGAAAATAATGTTGTGATTTACATGAAACAGTCCGTGAAACAGTCCGTGAAACCTTTGTTTCATAAACGTTTTTTTAACCCTGCCGGATTATATGATAAAAACGTGACTTGATATTGGAGATATTGGAATATGGCAGGGTTCGAATATAAAAAATCGTCAAAATATACCGATTACGATACGATATATGCACAGTGCAGCGGCCCGGGCGGACTTCAGCTTGCCGATTTCATGGCGGAAAAAATGGGGATTGCGCCTGGTAAGAAGCTGCTCGATGTCGGCTGTAACCGTGGGTGGCAGACCTGTTTTCTTGCGAAAGAGTACGGGGTCTTTGCGGTGGGAATCGATCCGTGGGACGACCGGGAGGAGGGAGACCCGATGGTGGAGCATCTCCGCAGGAATTCCATTCTCTGGGGCGTGGAGGATTCGGTTCTTGGGATAAAGGCGGGCGTGCCGGGTACGGGTTTTGCCTCGGAATCGTTCGATTATGTCTATTCGACGACTGCGCTTGAGATGATCAGGGTTTCGCAGGGAATCGATGGATACATGGAGGCGTTGAAGGAGATCTGCCGGGTGCTGAAACCCGGAGGTATATTCGGCGTCGGCGAACCGATGCATCTCGGCGTTCCTGTTCCCCGAGACCTCGAACCTTTTGTCTCGCAGGACGAGTACTCGTGGAAGGAGTGTTTCCGGAGCCTCGACGAGACGACGGAACTGATAGAGAAGGCCGGGTTCGGGATCGCAGAATCTGCCTATGCCCCGGATGCGTGGGACTGGTGGACTGCGTTCGCCTGTCACGATCCCTTCTGCAAAGAGGACCCGGACGGCGACCCGAAGAGGCTTGAGGTCGACGGGGGGAGATGGACGAGTTTCGGGTATGTTGTCGGGAGAAAGTGTGATTAATCCAATAATTCCGGATCACAAATCCTTATGAATTTTAATTGCCTCTCTCCCGCAGGAGCCTCCCGAAACATCTCTCGCAAATACTCATCTTCAGCTCATCCGAAGAAAAAGCCGCCTTCCCCTCCCCGCAGAGATCGCACTTCCCGAGCTCCTTAGTCGTTCTCTCGAAATCGCGATGATCGAGAACGCCTGGAAGGGGAAGAGTAAAACCCCTTACATCGCCTGGCGACACATTACCCGGTACATTTGCAACTTTGCACACATTTACAACCGGTTGCGAAAAGTTTTTGCAAACTAAAGAATTATTTTCTGCTGCTGTTTTTTTATTTCCCGGCAGATCAGGGTATTCTTCTTCTATGTTTGCAAAATTACCACGCGTACACACACACTCCTGAACAGGTACATGCGTATTATTCATCTCCTGTGCCCCGGGATTTTTGTGCAAACTACTGTTTACGGATAAAAGATCTCCGTCATCCATACAATATTCAGTAAAAGAACCGTCCTCTGTCTCTGTCTTAGTTTGCAAATTTGTTTTGCAAACCGTGTGCAAAGATTGTGCAAAGTTGCAAACTGAAGATGACTCCGAAGGACCATCGTTCCCCGGACCACCGTCATCATCACCGGGATCGTTGTCGTTCTCCTCCTCATCGAGCCAGACAATGCTTCTATTATTCCATCCCTGGTATATCTCGTAATCGAATGAGAACTGGTTCTCACGCCGCCGGACCATATAGCCGTCGACCTCCTGCGAAACCGTTGCGTCGATGAAACCGATTGCAGGGCATTTTTCCAGGAGACCCGAATACGAATAGTCACCTTTCGAATAACCCTGAAAGATCCTCCTTGCCTGGTGATACGAGATCCCCATGACATCCTGGAGCATCTTGATCGTGACAAGGTCCCAGCCCATTTTACAAATTACCTCGAGGGCGGCCGTCTCGTTTTTGGTAAGTTTCGTCTCCTG from Methanolacinia paynteri carries:
- a CDS encoding tetratricopeptide repeat protein, with product MGEEEDLSNTFIGELEELDDRLAGVKRSYNSGEAEKAGSEYEFAIGNYYESLEHLEPAIKEIFELSNDNRPHIEKYLDTVEYYYESFFSWKDTFEHDFSGEEAEVAAILGLARGRLLAMSGEYSSALDKLAGGFNSSPEEYQAAFCEEIGNVLYELEEYHAALESYEEAIAREWDRPGAWQGKMLTLMDLERPGEALNAAHMVMELCDDESPENYVAKTSTVICNFDLGKYREVVDNTPVGLPESEETDDLNALLWYYRYIALKKTGAPEHECNGAYEEAVRYNPDIESSDEARQLHGD
- a CDS encoding SAM-dependent methyltransferase gives rise to the protein MAGFEYKKSSKYTDYDTIYAQCSGPGGLQLADFMAEKMGIAPGKKLLDVGCNRGWQTCFLAKEYGVFAVGIDPWDDREEGDPMVEHLRRNSILWGVEDSVLGIKAGVPGTGFASESFDYVYSTTALEMIRVSQGIDGYMEALKEICRVLKPGGIFGVGEPMHLGVPVPRDLEPFVSQDEYSWKECFRSLDETTELIEKAGFGIAESAYAPDAWDWWTAFACHDPFCKEDPDGDPKRLEVDGGRWTSFGYVVGRKCD
- a CDS encoding DUF1016 N-terminal domain-containing protein, whose product is MRKVRSFMTGSIEISRNLRYDRKTRNTARGLRHFAYRGELQKDFPGISGFSASNLWRMKNFYETYRGSEKLAPLVREIGWSHSLLWRDAGTT
- a CDS encoding NADH-quinone oxidoreductase subunit 5 family protein, with product MESLIFLILFPLIAGGIMLFLPNGRGRDLFVNFAAIVTCLGSLYLLFEYFGKGEVLFAVDGTFVDPLILAAEVAIGLFIIGISLKFKKYLVTVLAALQLAMAAYTEIVFEPAHNIGFDLFIDPFSLIMALIIGIIGSLICVYATGYMKTYHEHHKDVKDRRPLFFFLMFLFLSAMFGIVFSNNIMWLFLFWEITTLCSFLLIGYARDEVSWKNAFWALLLNVIGGVAFSGAILFINAFSAGTDIYLNELLKSSPEIALVAAAFIGFAGLTKSAQFPFSSWLVGAMVAPTPVSALLHSSTMVKAGVYVIVRFAPIYESSLIGIAFAFIGALTFLTASAIAISQSNAKKVLAYSTIANLGLVVACAGIGTEEAVWAAILLIIFHAVAKSLLFLSVGSVEHQKHSRDIEDMGGLIAAMPKIALMMLIGMAGMFLAPFGMLISKWASIHAFVNAIPPFGMLLIAIIAYGSGITVFFWTKWMGKIIEVRTERKPVEKEASRPEMSAILTLGGLTVLACLIFPLISSTMIEPYLHAIYHTTSPLLSLSNEIIMLFMIVVVILLPLSLFHFAKGRTLRRQYMGARVTEVEGEHLKFLGSMGVMKEEELSNYYFPNMFGEKELSRAGVWSSILIIVVMFALLSWVFPLGVMM